Proteins encoded in a region of the Neodiprion virginianus isolate iyNeoVirg1 chromosome 2, iyNeoVirg1.1, whole genome shotgun sequence genome:
- the LOC124298555 gene encoding inositol monophosphatase 1, translated as MADYDQIYDLVLKLVKEGGALIKETISGPKNVEVKSCDVDLVTETDKQVEKLLMDGISSKFPDHRFIGEETTASGVKVELTDSPTWIIDPVDGTMNFVHGFPHTCISIALVDKKIPQIGMVYNPVMEQLFTARKGKGAFLNGKPIHVSDVKEMKKAILMFEMGTSRDPAKMKIVMENLAILAPLIHGTRALGSAALNMCMVALGGADCNFEYGIHAWDIAAGDIIVREAGGVCIDPSGGPFDVLSRRVLCASTQELADEVTKVLVQYYPERD; from the exons ATGGCTGATTACGACCAAATTTACGATCTAGTTCTTAAATTAGTTAAAGAAGGAGGTGCT CTTATAAAAGAGACCATCTCTGGACCGAAAAATGTTGAAGTCAAGTCTTGCGATGTTGATTTAGTAACTGAAACAGACAAACAAGTTGAGAAGTTGTTGATGGATGGTATTTCTTCCAAATTTCCCGACCACAG ATTCATTGGCGAAGAAACAACAGCATCGGGAGTAAAAGTAGAACTGACAGATTCTCCAACGTGGATCATAGATCCagtcgatggaacaatgaaCTTCGTTCATGGATTTCCTCACACATGTATCTCAATTGCACTAGTAGACAAGAAGATTCCCCAAATTGGAATGGTATACAATCCAGTCATGGAGCAACTTTTTACCGCACGGAAAGGAAAAGGAGCATTTCTAAATGGCAAACCAATTCATGTGTCCGATGTGAAAG aaatgaaaaaagccATTCTTATGTTTGAAATGGGTACTAGTCGTGATCCAgccaaaatgaaaattgtcatGGAAAATTTAGCTATTCTAGCACCTCTCATTCATGG aaCACGAGCTTTGGGCTCTGCTGCGCTAAACATGTGCATGGTAGCCCTTGGTGGTGCtgattgtaattttgaatatgGAATTCATGCTTGGGATATCGCAGCTGGTGATATTATTGTCCGAGAGGCTGGAGGTGTTTGCATCGATCCGAGTG GAGGGCCATTCGATGTGCTGAGCAGACGAGTATTGTGCGCATCGACGCAAGAATTAGCCGATGAAGTAACTAAAGTATTAGTACAGTATTATCCGGAACGAGATTAA